One segment of Paenibacillus rhizovicinus DNA contains the following:
- a CDS encoding flagellar FlbD family protein: MIAVTRLNGKTVHLNALLIELVEENPDTLITLTTGKKILVLEKATEVISSIQSYLRSIGVYAATIKSDQTEGTS, translated from the coding sequence ATGATTGCCGTGACGCGTTTGAACGGGAAGACAGTACATCTCAACGCGCTGCTTATCGAGTTGGTCGAAGAAAATCCGGATACTTTGATTACGCTCACGACAGGCAAGAAAATACTGGTGTTGGAGAAAGCAACCGAAGTCATTTCCTCCATACAGTCCTATCTTCGCTCGATCGGCGTCTATGCGGCGACCATTAAGAGTGATCAAACGGAGGGAACGTCCTAA
- the flhB gene encoding flagellar biosynthesis protein FlhB → MTKYRWTLDLQMFSQEKTERATPKKRQEARKKGQIAKSQEIPAAFILLFVFLSFIMLGGYYKVRLLHMFGILLEQKLLMEVTTSNVIDLFSDLMVQGFMLLAPIFIITVLIGLLGNYMQVGLLFTGENLKLNLGKLNPVKGFKNIFSMHSVVEFIKNILKLVLIGLVVYMTIWQERDRILGLATVSIGNIFSFIASVTIKLGLEIGSILVALAAFDYFYKRYEHEKSLKMSKQDIKDEYKKSEGDPLIKGKIRERQRRMALQRMMQQVPKADVVITNPTHYAIALQYDGSKMEAPTIIAKGMDFVALRIKDIAKEHGVIMMENRPLARALYDRTEIGDTVPADLFQAVAEVLAYVYKLKNKVK, encoded by the coding sequence ATGACGAAATACCGTTGGACGCTCGATCTACAGATGTTTTCGCAGGAAAAAACGGAGCGTGCAACGCCTAAGAAGCGGCAGGAGGCGCGAAAGAAAGGGCAGATCGCGAAGAGCCAAGAGATTCCGGCTGCGTTTATCCTCTTGTTCGTTTTCCTCAGTTTCATTATGCTTGGCGGTTATTATAAAGTTCGACTCCTGCACATGTTCGGCATACTGCTTGAACAGAAACTGCTGATGGAAGTGACGACGAGTAACGTTATTGACTTGTTCTCCGATCTGATGGTGCAGGGCTTTATGCTTCTTGCACCGATCTTCATCATCACGGTACTGATTGGTCTGCTAGGTAATTATATGCAAGTGGGCCTCTTGTTTACGGGAGAGAATCTCAAACTGAATTTGGGTAAATTGAATCCGGTCAAAGGATTTAAAAACATTTTTTCCATGCACTCCGTCGTCGAATTCATTAAGAACATTTTGAAACTGGTGTTAATCGGCTTGGTCGTGTATATGACGATCTGGCAAGAACGGGATCGCATCCTGGGCCTGGCCACGGTATCCATCGGCAATATCTTCAGTTTCATTGCCAGCGTCACCATAAAGCTTGGGCTCGAAATCGGCTCCATTCTCGTTGCGCTCGCGGCATTCGATTATTTCTATAAACGCTATGAACACGAGAAAAGCCTGAAGATGTCGAAACAAGACATTAAGGACGAGTACAAGAAATCCGAAGGCGATCCGCTGATCAAAGGCAAAATTCGCGAACGGCAGCGCAGGATGGCACTTCAACGGATGATGCAGCAGGTACCGAAAGCAGACGTGGTCATTACGAACCCGACCCACTACGCGATCGCGCTGCAGTATGACGGCTCGAAGATGGAAGCGCCGACGATCATTGCCAAAGGTATGGACTTCGTTGCACTTCGAATCAAAGATATCGCGAAGGAGCACGGGGTCATTATGATGGAAAACAGGCCGCTGGCCAGAGCGTTGTACGATCGGACGGAAATCGGAGATACGGTTCCCGCCGATTTGTTCCAAGCTGTGGCGGAAGTACTGGCTTATGTATATAAACTTAAGAACAAAGTGAAATAA
- a CDS encoding TIGR02530 family flagellar biosynthesis protein translates to MDDVMKIGHLHLTANTQFRKPVQPDGSSTNSASFKEVLDRNVLKFSQHAEQRIAQRGITLKPEALTKIGNAIDQAAAKGAKDSLVVYKDIAMIVNVPSRTVVTAMDGSSLQGNVFTQIDSAVIVS, encoded by the coding sequence ATGGATGACGTCATGAAAATCGGTCATTTACATCTGACCGCCAACACGCAATTTCGCAAACCGGTGCAGCCTGACGGATCGTCAACAAATTCCGCTTCCTTTAAAGAAGTGCTCGATCGCAACGTACTCAAGTTCAGTCAGCATGCCGAGCAGCGAATTGCGCAACGCGGAATTACTCTTAAACCGGAAGCATTGACGAAGATCGGTAATGCCATCGACCAGGCCGCCGCCAAAGGAGCGAAGGATTCACTGGTCGTCTATAAGGACATTGCGATGATCGTCAACGTGCCAAGCCGGACCGTCGTTACGGCGATGGATGGAAGCAGCTTGCAAGGTAATGTATTCACTCAGATCGACAGCGCAGTCATTGTTTCGTAA
- the flgG gene encoding flagellar basal body rod protein FlgG produces the protein MLRSMYSGVSGMRGFQTKLDVIGNNIANVNTVGFKAGRVMFKDILSQTVSGVTRPEEGTTGGVNAKQVGLGVAIAAIDTVHTPGSAMTTNVPTDVRIDGDGFFAVSPNSDGGSPYLTRAGNFTMDASGQLVNGDGMFVLDNSGAPIVMDPAAVKSFTISQDGSIIGVGADGTSEVVAQLGVVKVTNPGGLEKIGGNLYRVTQNANLDGAVEYSTANDTEAGTGAIISGQLEMSNVDLTSEFTEMIVAQRGFQANSRIITTSDEILQEVVNLKR, from the coding sequence ATGTTAAGATCAATGTATTCCGGTGTGTCCGGCATGCGCGGTTTTCAAACGAAGCTGGACGTTATCGGCAACAACATCGCGAACGTGAATACGGTCGGTTTTAAAGCCGGTCGCGTCATGTTCAAGGATATCCTGAGTCAAACCGTATCGGGCGTAACGCGTCCGGAAGAAGGAACAACCGGCGGCGTCAACGCGAAACAAGTCGGTCTCGGCGTAGCGATCGCCGCAATCGATACCGTTCACACGCCAGGCAGCGCGATGACGACGAACGTGCCGACTGACGTGCGAATCGATGGAGACGGATTCTTCGCCGTATCGCCTAATAGCGACGGCGGATCGCCGTACCTGACTCGTGCGGGCAACTTTACGATGGATGCGTCCGGCCAGCTCGTTAACGGCGATGGCATGTTCGTCCTTGACAACAGTGGCGCGCCGATCGTCATGGATCCGGCAGCCGTGAAATCGTTCACGATTTCGCAAGATGGATCCATCATCGGCGTCGGGGCGGATGGAACGAGCGAAGTGGTCGCGCAACTGGGTGTCGTCAAAGTTACAAACCCGGGCGGGCTTGAGAAAATCGGCGGTAACTTGTATCGCGTGACGCAGAATGCAAATCTTGATGGAGCGGTAGAATACTCCACCGCCAATGATACGGAAGCGGGAACCGGCGCCATCATTTCGGGTCAATTGGAAATGTCCAATGTGGATCTGACTTCCGAGTTCACCGAGATGATCGTCGCACAGCGCGGTTTCCAAGCGAACTCCCGTATCATCACGACCTCCGATGAGATTTTGCAAGAGGTTGTAAATCTAAAACGATAG
- a CDS encoding response regulator, with protein MANRILIVDDAAFMRMMIRDILTKNGYEVVGEAQDGAQAIEKYKELKPDLITMDITMPEMDGIVALKEIKKIDGNAKVIMCSAMGQQAMVIDAIQAGAKDFIVKPFQADRVIEAIKKTLG; from the coding sequence ATGGCAAATCGCATTTTGATCGTGGACGACGCAGCTTTTATGAGAATGATGATCCGCGATATTTTAACGAAGAACGGATATGAAGTCGTAGGAGAAGCGCAAGATGGAGCGCAAGCAATCGAGAAATACAAGGAACTGAAGCCGGATCTTATCACGATGGACATCACGATGCCGGAAATGGACGGTATCGTTGCGTTGAAAGAAATCAAGAAAATCGATGGCAACGCCAAAGTCATCATGTGTTCCGCAATGGGTCAGCAGGCCATGGTTATCGATGCGATTCAAGCCGGAGCCAAGGACTTCATCGTGAAGCCTTTTCAAGCTGACCGCGTTATTGAAGCAATCAAGAAAACGCTAGGTTAA
- a CDS encoding flagellar hook-length control protein FliK, whose translation MQMPISNASPSAAPAAASSASGSTPPSSASVKVTEKGKFNQTFVQSLAGAQSTEANAQAGSDGAAAPVNNVSSNAIASLLGSNLSAADLLNAIEGLLQKLGNTDSDELSEKTTESDLKDALLQLDNLLSTLAGVPALPQPTIVPTLTASTAEGSSSADDDAANNGGALLAIVSNLNALAAQGTSVQAAETAVPNQSQAVVANLEELNALKAGLQEALVDLRSLLQDQKGTSANSEQLALISKQLTSIDQLISGNKAEAANVNSQPVDAAALDVIDSVRALQNTPQGNTHLQRMAHQLLHVSVLSAVQKPEENAGEAAASKVVTETADMNAQLSAANADIQRQLTTVNKPNFAQPVPVQQFASTIQSMVVKEFNVTTANGVSQAQLTLYPEHLGQVNVNISVHNGTLTAQFLTDTVAAKDMLENQMAQLRSALQAQGLQVDKLVVSQTSVQPNLFQDRQGTQGQQQGSAKRNKSNNDAIDDIEFATDLEDLSAQQAAARDLGLGRGIHTIA comes from the coding sequence ATGCAAATGCCGATTTCAAATGCTTCGCCAAGCGCGGCTCCGGCTGCTGCGAGTTCAGCTTCGGGTTCGACGCCGCCAAGCTCAGCTTCCGTCAAAGTAACGGAGAAGGGCAAGTTCAATCAAACCTTCGTTCAATCGCTTGCCGGCGCGCAAAGCACAGAAGCGAATGCTCAAGCCGGAAGCGACGGTGCTGCCGCTCCCGTGAATAACGTATCTTCGAACGCGATCGCTTCGCTGCTGGGCAGTAATCTCTCTGCAGCTGACCTGCTAAACGCGATTGAAGGGTTGCTCCAGAAACTTGGCAATACCGATTCCGACGAGCTTTCTGAAAAGACGACGGAGAGCGATCTGAAGGATGCGCTGCTGCAGCTCGATAATTTGCTCAGCACCCTGGCAGGCGTTCCGGCATTGCCGCAGCCGACGATCGTGCCAACATTGACTGCTTCGACAGCGGAAGGAAGCTCTTCTGCCGACGACGATGCGGCGAACAATGGCGGAGCGTTGCTGGCGATCGTCTCTAACTTGAATGCTCTTGCTGCTCAAGGCACATCTGTCCAGGCAGCCGAAACCGCTGTACCGAATCAATCGCAAGCGGTCGTAGCGAATTTGGAGGAACTAAACGCCTTGAAAGCCGGACTGCAGGAAGCGCTCGTAGACTTGCGTTCGCTGCTGCAAGATCAGAAAGGCACTTCGGCGAACAGCGAGCAGCTTGCTCTTATTAGTAAGCAGCTGACTTCGATTGACCAGCTCATCAGCGGCAATAAAGCCGAAGCGGCTAACGTCAATAGTCAACCGGTTGACGCGGCAGCCTTGGATGTCATTGATTCCGTTCGGGCGCTGCAAAACACGCCGCAAGGCAACACGCATCTTCAGCGAATGGCCCATCAGCTCCTTCATGTAAGCGTGCTGAGCGCGGTACAGAAGCCGGAAGAGAACGCAGGCGAGGCTGCAGCTTCGAAGGTTGTAACCGAAACGGCTGATATGAATGCGCAGCTCAGCGCTGCCAATGCGGATATCCAACGCCAGTTAACGACGGTCAACAAACCAAACTTTGCCCAGCCAGTGCCCGTTCAGCAATTCGCTTCGACGATTCAAAGCATGGTCGTCAAGGAGTTTAATGTAACGACTGCGAACGGAGTCTCCCAAGCACAGCTTACGCTGTATCCGGAACATCTGGGACAAGTCAACGTCAATATCTCCGTTCATAACGGTACATTGACCGCGCAGTTTCTCACCGATACCGTAGCTGCGAAAGATATGCTGGAGAATCAAATGGCGCAATTGCGTTCTGCTTTGCAAGCGCAAGGGTTACAAGTAGACAAGCTAGTCGTTTCGCAGACATCGGTTCAGCCTAACCTGTTCCAAGACCGTCAAGGTACTCAAGGACAGCAGCAAGGCTCCGCGAAGCGGAATAAATCGAATAACGATGCCATCGATGATATTGAGTTTGCGACTGATCTTGAAGACCTGAGCGCGCAGCAGGCCGCTGCCCGTGATTTGGGGCTAGGCCGCGGTATTCATACCATCGCGTAA
- a CDS encoding flagellar basal body-associated FliL family protein: MKKMLPWLITILLAITLIAIVAVILYNSVLNDDSSKDTATKAANEAATVDTVKLSADKRVELTSTIDKIQTNLLDPDYIAVLGFAFQLDAKSTKKDFDKIKDIQIKPIIIRTISDMKPEEINGSQGKDKLCAELLNLINAELSEGKLTKVEITDSIIQKL; the protein is encoded by the coding sequence ATGAAGAAAATGCTGCCTTGGCTGATTACAATTTTGTTGGCTATTACCCTGATTGCAATCGTTGCCGTCATTTTGTATAACTCCGTGTTGAACGACGACAGTTCGAAGGACACGGCGACGAAAGCAGCGAATGAAGCGGCAACCGTAGACACCGTTAAGCTCTCTGCGGATAAGCGCGTTGAACTTACAAGTACGATCGACAAGATTCAAACGAATTTATTGGACCCTGATTATATTGCAGTTCTTGGGTTTGCTTTTCAGCTGGATGCGAAGTCGACGAAAAAAGATTTCGACAAAATCAAAGACATCCAGATCAAGCCAATTATTATTCGTACGATTTCTGACATGAAACCGGAAGAAATCAATGGCTCGCAGGGGAAAGACAAGCTTTGCGCAGAACTGCTTAATTTAATAAATGCTGAGTTGTCGGAAGGCAAACTCACAAAAGTGGAAATTACGGACTCTATCATTCAGAAGCTGTAA
- the fliY gene encoding flagellar motor switch phosphatase FliY produces MTSKDYLSQEEIDALLRQSSDEPDMEESLTRVQELNVYLSAIEQDALGEIGNITFGSAATALSTLLGRKVDITTPEVSLIKRSELDEEFPKPHVAVSVSYVDGFQGINSLVIKTKDAQTIADLMLGGEGKLLGTELNEIHISAVQEAMNQMMGSSATSMSTIFNRFVNISPPGIDILDVASGEGVEKLPPDDMFIKVSFRLTIGDLIDSTIMQLLPISFAKEMVDTLMGGTSEPAAPAPAPVAASVAAPAAVYSEPVAAPAPVHTPPPSAPAGQYAAPMQPPAPQYAAAPAGPQTLGGTPNRNVNVQPVQFANFQGTPYVQPDESNLNLLLDIPLKVTVELGRTQKQIKDILELSQGSIIELDKLAGEPVDILVNNKLIAKGEVVVIDENFGVRVTDIVSQWDRIQKLQ; encoded by the coding sequence ATGACGAGTAAAGATTACTTATCGCAAGAAGAAATCGATGCCTTGCTGCGTCAATCTTCCGATGAGCCAGATATGGAAGAGTCGCTTACCCGTGTGCAGGAGTTGAATGTCTACTTAAGTGCCATCGAGCAGGATGCTCTGGGCGAAATCGGCAACATCACATTCGGCAGCGCAGCGACGGCCTTGTCGACGTTGTTGGGCCGCAAAGTGGATATCACTACCCCGGAAGTATCGCTCATTAAGCGGAGCGAGCTCGACGAAGAATTTCCGAAACCGCATGTCGCCGTTTCCGTCAGCTATGTGGACGGCTTCCAAGGCATCAACTCGCTGGTCATCAAGACGAAGGACGCACAAACCATCGCGGACCTTATGCTTGGCGGAGAAGGCAAATTGCTAGGCACGGAATTAAACGAGATTCATATCAGCGCCGTTCAAGAAGCCATGAATCAAATGATGGGCTCCTCGGCGACGTCCATGTCGACCATTTTCAACCGTTTCGTCAACATTTCTCCTCCGGGCATCGACATCCTGGATGTCGCAAGCGGGGAAGGCGTAGAGAAATTGCCGCCTGACGATATGTTTATCAAAGTTTCCTTCCGGTTGACAATCGGAGATTTGATCGATTCGACCATCATGCAGCTGCTGCCCATTTCGTTTGCAAAAGAAATGGTGGATACGCTGATGGGCGGTACATCCGAGCCGGCCGCACCTGCCCCGGCGCCAGTTGCCGCCAGCGTAGCCGCTCCAGCAGCCGTGTATTCAGAGCCGGTTGCAGCGCCAGCACCAGTACATACGCCGCCGCCGTCTGCGCCAGCAGGGCAATACGCTGCTCCTATGCAGCCGCCTGCACCGCAGTACGCAGCTGCTCCTGCAGGCCCGCAAACGTTAGGCGGAACGCCGAATCGCAATGTGAATGTTCAGCCTGTACAGTTCGCGAATTTCCAAGGCACGCCGTACGTGCAGCCGGACGAATCCAATTTGAATTTATTGCTCGACATACCGCTTAAGGTAACAGTAGAATTAGGAAGAACTCAGAAACAAATCAAAGATATTCTTGAATTGTCTCAAGGTTCCATCATTGAGCTAGACAAGCTGGCAGGTGAACCAGTGGATATTTTGGTCAATAATAAACTGATCGCCAAGGGTGAAGTTGTCGTTATTGATGAAAATTTCGGGGTTCGTGTCACTGACATTGTAAGCCAATGGGATCGTATCCAGAAGTTACAATAA
- a CDS encoding flagellar biosynthetic protein FliO encodes MKVFNVFRLAGLAVPGWLITASLASAAAGNDDGKPDVGAGIGYLIWVIAALLIVIGLIILLIKWLASRNRGWGTNKALRSLGGIPLGQNKSLQVVELSGRVYVVGVGEDITLLDKIDDPDTAAAILDAIEQQNSRNWSSPSMAEFLARLRNKRSSQEPTEEPWQPSNVSFKELLNNGMKRQADRKQKVEELLKEQNHNDRLLDE; translated from the coding sequence ATGAAAGTTTTTAACGTATTTCGACTTGCTGGACTAGCAGTCCCTGGCTGGCTAATTACAGCAAGTCTCGCATCAGCGGCGGCCGGCAACGACGATGGGAAACCAGACGTCGGAGCAGGCATCGGTTACTTAATCTGGGTTATTGCCGCACTCCTGATCGTTATCGGACTTATCATTCTTCTGATCAAATGGTTAGCCAGCCGCAATCGCGGTTGGGGCACCAACAAGGCGCTTCGATCGCTCGGGGGGATTCCGCTCGGACAGAACAAGTCGCTTCAGGTCGTAGAACTATCCGGTCGCGTATACGTGGTAGGGGTCGGGGAAGACATAACGCTATTGGATAAAATCGATGATCCTGACACGGCCGCAGCTATATTGGACGCTATCGAACAGCAAAACAGCCGAAACTGGAGCTCGCCGTCCATGGCGGAATTTCTGGCGAGATTGCGAAACAAACGATCATCGCAAGAACCGACCGAAGAACCGTGGCAGCCTTCGAATGTTTCCTTCAAAGAGCTGCTCAACAACGGCATGAAGCGGCAGGCGGATCGGAAACAGAAAGTCGAAGAGCTGCTTAAAGAGCAAAATCACAATGATCGGTTGTTGGACGAATGA
- the fliR gene encoding flagellar biosynthetic protein FliR — translation MELFLQGFPIFLLIFCRITAFFVVAPIFSTRNVPNTFKIGFSFFVSFLVFLTYGMKQTIVPDAEYILAIIRESLAGALLGFTAYLFFTIINTAGSFIDMQMGFGMANIIDPMTGASAPLMGNFKGMIATLIFLSINGHHYLLSALLQSYDWIPISNTLFLHMKTGSITTFLTSMAGQTFMLALQMSAPLVVAMFLTDVGLGFLARTAPQYNVFVIGMPIKILVGFLMMAVLMPGLVTIYGHIFEQMFSAMQKLLSILQGPAA, via the coding sequence ATGGAGTTGTTTCTTCAAGGGTTCCCTATTTTTTTGCTTATTTTTTGTCGAATAACAGCATTTTTCGTCGTGGCGCCAATCTTTTCCACTCGAAACGTGCCGAATACCTTTAAGATCGGATTCAGTTTTTTTGTATCCTTTCTGGTCTTCCTTACGTACGGCATGAAGCAAACCATCGTGCCGGACGCCGAATACATACTGGCGATTATCCGCGAGTCTCTCGCGGGGGCGCTGCTCGGTTTCACCGCCTATCTGTTCTTTACGATTATCAACACGGCCGGCAGCTTCATCGATATGCAAATGGGCTTCGGAATGGCGAACATCATCGATCCGATGACCGGAGCTTCGGCGCCGCTGATGGGTAATTTCAAGGGCATGATCGCAACGCTTATCTTCTTATCGATTAACGGACATCATTACCTGCTGTCAGCGCTGTTGCAAAGCTATGACTGGATTCCGATTTCGAATACGCTGTTTCTTCATATGAAGACAGGCAGTATTACGACTTTTCTTACCAGCATGGCAGGGCAGACATTCATGCTGGCGCTTCAAATGTCCGCACCGCTCGTCGTGGCCATGTTTCTAACGGACGTCGGGCTTGGATTTCTAGCCCGAACGGCACCGCAATACAATGTATTCGTCATCGGAATGCCGATCAAGATCCTCGTTGGCTTTCTCATGATGGCCGTGTTGATGCCGGGACTCGTTACGATCTACGGACATATATTCGAGCAAATGTTCAGTGCAATGCAGAAGCTACTTTCAATCCTGCAAGGTCCTGCAGCTTAA
- the fliQ gene encoding flagellar biosynthesis protein FliQ, with amino-acid sequence MSSDFIIELAAQAVYTVLKASAPMLLVGLIVGLIVSIFQATTQIQEQTLAFVPKVAAVLLSILLFGPWILNTLVDFTYNLLNNLYKYIG; translated from the coding sequence ATGAGTTCGGATTTCATCATCGAGTTGGCTGCGCAGGCGGTATATACGGTGCTAAAGGCTAGTGCGCCAATGCTGTTGGTTGGATTGATCGTCGGGCTGATCGTCAGTATTTTTCAAGCGACGACGCAAATCCAGGAGCAGACACTGGCATTCGTTCCGAAAGTGGCAGCGGTTCTGCTGTCCATCTTGTTATTTGGTCCATGGATATTGAACACGCTGGTCGATTTCACTTACAACCTGCTGAATAACTTGTATAAATACATCGGATAG
- a CDS encoding flagellar hook capping FlgD N-terminal domain-containing protein → MADRVSTSNVWPNYSASNVQTATNKPADTSMGKDDFLKILVTQLQNQDPMQPMEDKDFIAQMAQFTSVEQLTNMADQLAALRQNLGMASTMIGKTVQWYDYSDTGEMQQQSGIVDAITIRDKVQYAQVGSQEISLDDIVSIADQGGETANG, encoded by the coding sequence ATGGCAGATCGCGTATCAACCAGCAACGTTTGGCCGAATTACAGTGCGAGCAACGTACAGACAGCGACGAACAAACCGGCAGATACTTCTATGGGTAAGGATGATTTTCTGAAAATCCTTGTCACGCAACTGCAGAACCAAGATCCGATGCAGCCGATGGAAGATAAAGATTTCATCGCTCAAATGGCTCAGTTCACCTCAGTAGAGCAGCTCACGAATATGGCGGATCAACTTGCAGCACTTCGTCAGAACTTGGGCATGGCTTCGACGATGATCGGGAAGACCGTGCAATGGTACGATTACTCCGATACCGGCGAAATGCAGCAGCAGAGCGGGATCGTCGATGCGATAACGATCCGGGACAAAGTTCAGTATGCACAAGTCGGAAGCCAAGAGATCAGCCTGGACGACATCGTTTCGATTGCCGATCAAGGTGGTGAAACGGCCAATGGATGA
- the fliM gene encoding flagellar motor switch protein FliM yields MVDVLSQNEIDALLAALSSGEMDAEELKKEDTQKKIRVYEFKRAVRFSKDHIRSLIRIHENFARYLTTYFSAQLRTFVQINVVDVEQLPYDEFIRSIPKMTILNIFEAEPLEGRMVMEVHPNIAYAMLDRMLGGQGVAPSKINALTEIETTIMERIFSRTFESLQEAWKTIIDIQPRLEALETNPQFMQIVSPNETIALISLSTKIGDTTGMINLCIPHVVIEPIMPRLSVHHWFVSQKKTRAPEEVEVLKQRVSKAKLPIVCELGSSSISIREFLGLAAGDVISLNKSIDQGLDIKVGDKLKYIGSPGSVKDRMAIQINEVLTEGVEEEYDE; encoded by the coding sequence ATGGTTGATGTTTTGTCGCAGAACGAGATTGACGCGCTGCTTGCTGCATTATCATCCGGCGAGATGGACGCAGAAGAATTAAAAAAGGAAGATACGCAGAAAAAGATTCGTGTCTACGAATTTAAGCGCGCGGTTCGTTTCTCGAAGGATCACATCCGCAGTTTGATTCGAATTCACGAAAACTTCGCGCGATACTTGACCACCTATTTCTCAGCGCAGCTTCGTACTTTCGTGCAAATAAACGTTGTAGATGTCGAACAACTGCCTTATGACGAATTTATACGCTCCATTCCGAAGATGACGATTCTGAACATCTTTGAAGCGGAGCCGCTTGAAGGGCGCATGGTAATGGAGGTGCATCCGAACATTGCTTACGCCATGTTGGACCGCATGCTGGGCGGACAAGGCGTAGCACCATCCAAAATCAATGCGTTGACTGAAATTGAAACGACGATCATGGAACGGATTTTCAGCCGGACATTCGAAAGTCTTCAGGAAGCATGGAAGACGATCATTGATATCCAGCCTAGACTCGAAGCGCTGGAAACGAATCCGCAGTTCATGCAAATCGTGTCTCCGAATGAAACCATTGCGCTCATATCCTTGAGCACCAAAATCGGCGACACCACGGGCATGATCAACTTATGTATTCCGCATGTCGTTATCGAGCCGATCATGCCGCGTTTGTCGGTCCACCACTGGTTCGTCTCGCAGAAGAAAACGAGGGCGCCGGAGGAAGTAGAAGTACTGAAGCAGCGGGTAAGCAAGGCTAAGCTGCCAATCGTTTGCGAGCTGGGAAGCTCCAGCATTTCGATTCGCGAGTTTCTGGGTCTTGCGGCTGGTGATGTGATTTCATTGAATAAATCCATCGACCAAGGACTTGATATTAAAGTCGGAGATAAGTTGAAATATATCGGCAGTCCAGGGTCGGTCAAAGATCGCATGGCCATTCAGATCAATGAAGTTCTCACCGAAGGAGTGGAAGAAGAATATGACGAGTAA
- the fliP gene encoding flagellar type III secretion system pore protein FliP (The bacterial flagellar biogenesis protein FliP forms a type III secretion system (T3SS)-type pore required for flagellar assembly.), with amino-acid sequence MNKKIALTVLAFQLIALLFHAHAFAEPLPNVSVSIGDQGSDEPGTSALSLLLIITVLSVAPGILVLMTSFTRIVIVLGFVRTSLGTQSMPPNQVLVGLALFLTFFIMSPTISAVNDVALQPYLKGEITQTQALNKAAEPMKKFMFNQTRQKDLELFMKYTKTEQPTTYKDIPITVMVPAYALSELRTSFQMGFMIFIPFLIIDMVVASTLMAMGMMMLPPVMISLPFKILLFVLVDGWYLVIKSLLLSFNTT; translated from the coding sequence ATGAACAAAAAAATCGCACTAACGGTGCTGGCTTTTCAATTGATCGCTCTTTTGTTCCACGCGCATGCCTTTGCAGAACCGCTTCCGAATGTGAGCGTCAGTATTGGCGACCAAGGAAGCGACGAACCCGGGACGAGCGCACTATCCTTGCTATTGATTATTACGGTACTCAGCGTCGCGCCGGGCATTCTTGTTCTGATGACAAGCTTCACACGGATCGTGATCGTACTCGGTTTCGTACGGACCTCGCTCGGTACGCAATCGATGCCGCCTAACCAAGTGTTAGTCGGACTGGCACTGTTTCTAACCTTCTTCATCATGTCGCCGACCATAAGCGCAGTGAACGACGTGGCGCTGCAGCCGTACTTAAAAGGCGAAATCACGCAAACCCAGGCGCTCAATAAAGCGGCTGAGCCGATGAAGAAATTCATGTTTAATCAGACCAGGCAGAAAGATCTGGAGTTGTTCATGAAGTATACCAAGACGGAACAGCCGACGACTTATAAAGATATTCCGATTACCGTCATGGTCCCGGCCTATGCCTTAAGTGAGCTTCGAACGTCATTTCAAATGGGCTTTATGATTTTCATTCCGTTTCTGATTATCGACATGGTCGTTGCGAGTACCTTGATGGCGATGGGGATGATGATGCTGCCGCCGGTCATGATTTCGCTGCCGTTCAAAATTTTGCTCTTTGTTCTCGTAGACGGCTGGTATCTCGTTATTAAGTCGCTATTATTAAGTTTTAATACGACATAG